A genome region from Natronosalvus rutilus includes the following:
- the glmS gene encoding glutamine--fructose-6-phosphate transaminase (isomerizing), protein MCGIIARVGRDDATETLLSSLENLEYRGYDSAGIAVQNGSGVKVHKCSGEVADLKSRLQTKPSGNIGIGHTRWSTHGPPTDANAHPHTDTAGDVAVVHNGVIENYDELRDELQAMGHEFESDTDTEVIPHLIDEYRAEAPDTETAVRRAVSTLEGSYAIAAIVDGEEAVYAARKGSPLVLGLDADEWYLASDVPAFLDHTDEVIYLEDGDVVVLDPDNYRITDLEGTPIERSVDTVEWDPEDAGKGEYDHYMLKEIYNQPTSLANTIEGRVDDGEVVLEDLSTGTFSEVEYVQFVACGTSYHAAMYGTQQLREAGIRTEVVRASEYDSTAGPVCERTLTVAVTQSGETADTLEALRSADEQGARTLAVTNVVGSTAARTADDALYIRAGPEVGVAATKTFSSQAVTLTLLGQRLAADVPSATPREDQADLLEDLERLPGQVETLLESTDAKRLAAAYVDSPSYFFIGNDLGHPVSLEGALKFKEITYEHAEGFASGELKHGPLALVTDETPIFATCTGANDEKTKTNAIEAQSRGAPIVAVGPEENPLTDVADAQLEIPETHPVWAGLLATVQLQLVSYHAANQLGRPIDKPRNLAKSVTVE, encoded by the coding sequence ATGTGTGGAATCATCGCGCGAGTCGGTCGCGACGACGCGACCGAGACTCTCCTCTCGTCGCTCGAGAACCTCGAGTACCGCGGCTACGACTCCGCTGGAATCGCCGTACAGAACGGCTCCGGCGTGAAAGTCCACAAGTGCTCGGGAGAGGTCGCCGACCTCAAGTCTCGCCTCCAGACGAAACCGAGTGGGAACATCGGGATCGGCCACACCCGCTGGAGTACCCACGGGCCGCCGACGGACGCGAACGCCCACCCCCACACGGACACCGCCGGTGACGTCGCCGTCGTTCACAACGGCGTCATCGAGAACTACGACGAACTCAGGGACGAACTCCAGGCGATGGGCCACGAGTTCGAGAGCGACACCGACACCGAGGTCATCCCCCACCTGATCGACGAGTATCGGGCCGAAGCCCCCGACACAGAGACGGCCGTTCGTCGCGCCGTCTCGACGCTCGAGGGGAGCTACGCGATCGCCGCCATCGTCGACGGCGAAGAAGCCGTGTACGCCGCCCGGAAGGGGTCCCCGCTCGTCCTCGGACTCGACGCCGACGAGTGGTACCTCGCGAGCGACGTCCCTGCGTTCCTCGATCACACCGACGAGGTAATCTATCTCGAGGACGGCGACGTCGTCGTGCTTGACCCCGACAACTATCGGATCACCGATCTCGAGGGAACCCCCATCGAGCGCTCGGTCGATACCGTCGAGTGGGACCCCGAAGACGCCGGCAAGGGCGAATACGACCACTACATGCTCAAGGAAATCTACAACCAGCCGACCTCGCTCGCCAACACCATCGAGGGGCGAGTCGACGACGGCGAGGTTGTCTTAGAAGACCTCTCCACCGGGACGTTCTCCGAGGTCGAGTACGTCCAGTTCGTCGCCTGCGGAACCTCCTACCACGCGGCGATGTACGGCACCCAGCAGCTCCGCGAGGCCGGGATCCGGACGGAAGTCGTCCGCGCGAGCGAGTACGACTCGACTGCGGGGCCCGTCTGTGAGCGAACACTGACGGTCGCCGTCACCCAGAGCGGCGAGACGGCCGACACGCTCGAGGCGCTCCGCAGCGCCGACGAACAGGGGGCGCGAACGCTTGCGGTCACCAACGTCGTCGGGTCGACGGCGGCCCGAACTGCCGACGACGCGCTGTACATCCGGGCAGGGCCGGAAGTCGGCGTCGCCGCGACGAAGACGTTCTCCTCGCAGGCGGTCACACTGACCCTGCTCGGCCAGCGACTCGCCGCTGACGTGCCGTCGGCCACGCCCCGGGAGGATCAGGCCGACCTCCTTGAGGACCTCGAGCGGCTTCCGGGCCAAGTCGAAACGCTCCTCGAGTCGACCGACGCAAAGCGACTGGCGGCGGCGTACGTCGACAGCCCGTCGTACTTCTTCATCGGGAACGACCTGGGTCACCCGGTGTCGCTCGAGGGCGCCCTGAAGTTCAAGGAAATTACCTACGAGCACGCGGAAGGGTTCGCCTCGGGCGAGCTCAAACACGGACCGCTCGCGCTCGTGACCGACGAGACGCCGATCTTCGCCACCTGTACGGGGGCGAACGACGAGAAAACGAAGACGAATGCGATCGAGGCCCAGAGTCGCGGCGCACCGATTGTCGCCGTCGGCCCCGAGGAGAACCCGCTGACCGACGTCGCCGACGCCCAGCTCGAGATTCCGGAGACCCACCCCGTCTGGGCGGGGCTGCTGGCGACGGTACAGCTCCAGCTGGTGTCGTACCACGCGGCGAACCAGCTCGGCCGACCGATCGACAAGCCTCGAAACCTCGCGAAGAGCGTCACGGTCGAGTAG
- a CDS encoding carboxypeptidase regulatory-like domain-containing protein: protein MGNYDQQTNETRSIHTGVQLLLVFIGVAFLVAGLVLAAGGSSLIGPDGPVGGLAPWDSGSSGDDGEFQQPSEDGDSDGGDDSSGDSDGDGGEQTEGGNDSDSGDGSDGSDSGDGDDNTSDGSDGTDGSSDGSDGSDDDGSGSGDGSDGSDDGGSDDGSDGGDNNDTDDGSDGGDNNETDDGSDGSDNNETDDGSDGGDGDTSTLSIIVEDDDGNAIEGATVQVEGEGVIFGYNEEQSTDGNGVAEFELEDGEYEVTVTADGYEGAQTTIEISGDDEMLIATLQESGDSDGGGDDNETTNDTQTDG from the coding sequence ATGGGAAATTACGACCAACAGACGAACGAGACGCGATCGATCCACACCGGCGTACAGCTGTTACTCGTCTTCATCGGTGTCGCCTTCCTCGTCGCCGGGCTGGTACTCGCCGCAGGCGGGTCAAGCCTCATCGGGCCGGACGGTCCAGTTGGCGGACTCGCACCGTGGGATTCGGGCTCTTCGGGTGACGACGGCGAATTCCAGCAACCCTCCGAGGATGGGGATTCCGACGGGGGTGACGACTCGAGCGGCGATAGTGATGGCGATGGCGGCGAGCAGACCGAAGGCGGGAACGATAGCGACAGTGGTGACGGCAGCGATGGGTCTGACAGCGGTGACGGCGACGACAATACTAGTGACGGTAGCGATGGAACTGACGGTAGTAGTGATGGCAGTGACGGAAGCGACGACGACGGCAGCGGCAGCGGTGACGGTAGTGACGGAAGCGACGACGGTGGTAGCGACGACGGCAGCGATGGTGGCGATAACAACGACACCGACGACGGCAGCGATGGCGGCGATAACAACGAAACTGACGACGGCAGCGATGGCAGCGATAACAACGAAACTGACGACGGAAGCGACGGTGGCGATGGCGACACGTCGACCCTCAGCATCATCGTCGAGGACGACGACGGCAACGCGATCGAAGGCGCTACCGTCCAGGTCGAAGGTGAAGGAGTGATCTTCGGCTACAACGAGGAGCAATCGACCGACGGAAACGGCGTCGCGGAGTTCGAGCTCGAGGACGGCGAGTACGAGGTCACCGTGACCGCGGACGGCTACGAGGGCGCCCAGACCACCATCGAGATATCCGGCGACGACGAGATGCTCATCGCCACGCTCCAGGAATCAGGCGATAGCGACGGAGGCGGCGACGACAACGAGACGACCAACGACACCCAGACCGACGGCTAA
- a CDS encoding AAA family ATPase: MDAPLWTETYAPTLEELPQDDARAYLERAVEEPINLILQGPPGSGKTAAAKALAAAAHSDPDNDLIIINVADFFGRTKTEIKNDPRFAHFLTGRSSMSKRDMINHVLKESASYAPVSGTYKTVLLDNAEAVREDFQQALRRIMEQHHRTTQFVLATRQPTKLIPPIRSRCFPVSMRAPSSEETVAVLERIVEAEDVDYDQDGLEFVAGYADGNLRRAILAAQTTVETEGELTMSTAYETIGTVGYGDEVESMLDDAEAGAFTDARSTLDELLVDEGLDGGEVLEEILTVARKRYQGESLARMHRLAADVEFEMTEGASDRIHVGHLLAELGRNA, from the coding sequence ATGGACGCACCGCTGTGGACGGAAACGTACGCGCCGACCCTCGAGGAGTTGCCTCAGGACGACGCCCGCGCGTACCTCGAGCGTGCCGTCGAGGAGCCGATTAACCTCATTCTGCAGGGCCCACCCGGAAGCGGGAAGACGGCGGCGGCGAAGGCGCTCGCGGCGGCGGCGCACAGTGACCCGGACAACGACCTGATCATCATCAACGTTGCGGACTTCTTCGGACGAACGAAGACCGAGATCAAGAACGACCCCCGGTTCGCACACTTTCTGACCGGCCGCTCGTCGATGTCGAAACGCGACATGATCAACCACGTGCTCAAGGAATCGGCGAGCTACGCCCCCGTCTCGGGAACGTACAAGACCGTCCTCCTGGACAACGCCGAGGCCGTTCGCGAGGACTTCCAGCAGGCACTGCGCCGGATCATGGAACAGCACCACCGGACGACCCAGTTCGTCCTCGCCACGCGCCAGCCGACGAAGCTCATCCCACCGATCCGATCGCGGTGTTTCCCGGTCTCGATGCGCGCCCCCTCGAGCGAGGAGACGGTCGCCGTCTTAGAACGGATCGTCGAGGCCGAAGATGTCGACTACGACCAGGACGGGCTCGAGTTCGTCGCGGGCTACGCCGACGGCAACCTCCGGCGGGCGATCCTGGCGGCCCAGACGACCGTCGAAACCGAGGGCGAACTCACGATGTCGACGGCCTACGAGACGATCGGGACCGTCGGTTACGGCGACGAGGTCGAATCCATGCTCGACGACGCCGAGGCGGGTGCGTTCACCGACGCCCGGTCGACGCTCGACGAGTTGCTCGTCGACGAGGGACTCGACGGTGGCGAGGTCCTCGAGGAAATCTTGACCGTCGCCAGAAAGCGCTATCAGGGCGAGTCGCTCGCGCGGATGCACCGCCTCGCGGCGGACGTCGAGTTCGAGATGACCGAGGGGGCGAGCGATCGCATTCACGTCGGCCACTTGCTCGCGGAACTGGGGCGGAACGCCTGA
- a CDS encoding DUF7282 domain-containing protein, whose protein sequence is MSSNLSLGTAKLLLALLVAIAVVLAAGLAVGQAPALFGVEEEPEASITFSDQTTNGSSVEVESVTLSDGGFIVITNSADETVAVSDRLDSGPHENVTIEQAEEDDGDLVGQLTATVHQDTANEGTYMFEESDGEEDRPYTEDGYPVSDSASVTLNESEGDAPTDSFQVESVSLPTTATTNETVTVEGEIRNPRDVENRQRVEIRVDGEVLERKIVSLEAEETTTVSFELETASLEPGDRTVGIYTTDHGQLDTLTIQYDTPPDLEILEANDSTATINVTLPEDGFLTVENESQAVRGIGENLSAGTHENVTLEFDAEGDETLFVVLYSGEPDEYDEEEGFPNADPIMIDGDRVQAALPSDDDRVRENDS, encoded by the coding sequence ATGAGTTCGAACCTCTCCCTCGGAACGGCCAAACTTCTGCTCGCGCTACTGGTCGCTATCGCCGTCGTCCTCGCCGCTGGACTCGCCGTCGGCCAGGCGCCGGCGTTGTTCGGCGTCGAAGAGGAACCCGAGGCATCGATCACGTTCTCCGATCAGACGACCAACGGCTCGAGCGTCGAGGTCGAGTCGGTCACGCTCTCCGACGGGGGATTCATCGTCATCACGAACAGCGCTGACGAGACGGTCGCGGTCTCCGACCGCCTCGATTCCGGCCCACATGAGAACGTCACGATCGAACAGGCCGAGGAAGACGACGGCGACCTCGTCGGGCAACTCACGGCGACGGTTCACCAGGACACGGCGAACGAAGGGACCTACATGTTCGAGGAGAGCGACGGCGAGGAGGACCGGCCATACACCGAGGACGGCTACCCGGTCAGCGATTCCGCGAGCGTCACCCTGAACGAAAGCGAGGGCGACGCCCCGACCGACTCGTTCCAGGTGGAGTCGGTCTCGCTGCCGACGACGGCGACGACCAACGAAACCGTGACCGTAGAGGGTGAGATTCGCAACCCGCGGGACGTCGAAAATCGCCAGCGCGTCGAGATTCGCGTCGACGGCGAGGTGCTCGAGCGAAAGATCGTCTCCCTCGAAGCCGAGGAAACCACCACCGTGAGCTTCGAACTCGAGACGGCGTCGCTCGAGCCCGGCGACCGGACGGTCGGCATCTACACGACCGACCACGGTCAACTCGACACGCTCACCATCCAGTACGACACGCCCCCCGACCTCGAAATCCTCGAGGCGAACGACTCGACGGCGACCATCAACGTCACGCTCCCCGAAGACGGGTTCCTGACCGTCGAAAACGAGTCCCAGGCCGTTCGCGGGATCGGCGAGAACCTCTCGGCCGGGACCCACGAGAACGTCACCCTCGAGTTCGACGCCGAGGGCGACGAAACCCTGTTCGTCGTGCTCTACTCGGGCGAACCGGACGAGTACGACGAGGAAGAGGGATTCCCGAACGCCGATCCGATCATGATCGATGGCGATCGCGTTCAGGCGGCGCTTCCGTCGGACGACGACCGGGTCCGGGAGAACGACTCCTGA
- the rnz gene encoding ribonuclease Z: MTLCVTFLGTSGAIPTTSRNPSSLFVAREGEQFLFDAGEGTQRQMMRFGTGFSVSHLFVTHTHGDHVLGIPGLLQTMAFNDREDPLTIHCPHGTRRHLRSLVSLLGNRPSFPVRINEVDGGSVAYRGDDYEVRTFDTDHDTRSVGYALIEDDRKGRFDRERAEELGVPVGPAFSRLHEGEPVELEDGTVVRPEQVVGEPRPGRSLVYTGDTRPTEATLEVADDPDLLIHDATFADDRAERADHTAHSTARQAGRVASQAGTKRLALVHLSSRYAGRPTSHLAEAREAFDGDPEAVSIPDDGDCLEIPYPDE, encoded by the coding sequence ATGACACTGTGCGTGACGTTCCTGGGGACGAGTGGGGCGATTCCGACGACCAGTCGGAACCCGAGCAGCCTCTTCGTCGCCCGCGAGGGCGAGCAGTTCCTGTTCGACGCCGGCGAGGGGACCCAGCGCCAGATGATGCGCTTCGGAACCGGATTCTCGGTCTCGCACCTGTTCGTCACGCACACCCACGGCGACCACGTCCTCGGGATTCCGGGCCTCCTCCAGACGATGGCGTTCAACGACCGCGAGGACCCGCTGACGATTCACTGCCCGCACGGGACGCGCCGTCACCTTCGGTCGCTCGTCTCGCTGCTCGGCAACCGACCCTCGTTTCCGGTCCGAATCAACGAGGTCGACGGCGGAAGCGTCGCCTACCGCGGCGACGACTACGAGGTGCGAACGTTCGACACCGACCACGACACTCGATCGGTCGGCTACGCGCTAATCGAGGACGACCGGAAGGGCCGCTTCGACCGCGAGCGAGCCGAGGAACTCGGTGTCCCCGTCGGGCCCGCCTTTTCCAGACTCCACGAGGGCGAGCCGGTCGAACTCGAGGACGGCACCGTCGTCCGACCCGAACAGGTGGTCGGCGAACCGCGTCCTGGCCGGTCGCTCGTCTACACCGGCGACACGCGCCCCACGGAGGCAACCCTCGAAGTCGCCGACGACCCCGACCTGCTGATTCACGACGCGACGTTCGCCGACGACCGGGCCGAGCGCGCCGACCACACCGCTCACTCGACGGCGCGCCAGGCCGGCCGGGTCGCCAGCCAGGCCGGGACGAAACGGCTCGCACTGGTCCACCTCTCCTCGCGGTACGCCGGCCGACCGACGTCTCACCTCGCAGAGGCCCGGGAAGCGTTCGACGGCGATCCGGAGGCCGTTTCAATCCCCGACGACGGAGACTGCCTCGAGATTCCGTATCCGGACGAGTGA
- a CDS encoding DUF2029 domain-containing protein, with translation MLQYIEPFTDIIFPVVYILFFVGTIAALALANRRFVRKAWLACFFALLLAVTVVGMTVMPVVEMHKFSQPNSEEMTYYEIRIVDSAGNELELDDRATPPMTGSRTSSVGQNMAYQYDDEERMEMGRFYIENVNRYRETVESGGPPIYTALEPPRYVDDQQWTAEQLENYEEFESISIYERTIVVNEDSDAVERNEETHLVTIDVANETVTENETALEDESA, from the coding sequence GTGTTACAGTACATCGAACCATTCACCGACATCATCTTTCCGGTGGTGTACATCCTGTTCTTCGTGGGGACGATCGCCGCTCTGGCGCTCGCCAACCGCCGCTTCGTCAGGAAGGCCTGGCTGGCGTGTTTTTTCGCACTGTTGCTGGCGGTGACGGTCGTCGGAATGACCGTGATGCCCGTCGTCGAGATGCACAAGTTCTCCCAGCCTAACAGCGAGGAGATGACGTACTACGAGATCCGAATCGTCGACTCGGCGGGGAACGAACTCGAGCTCGACGATCGTGCTACGCCGCCGATGACCGGTTCGCGGACGTCGTCTGTGGGCCAGAATATGGCCTACCAGTACGACGACGAGGAACGCATGGAGATGGGTAGATTCTACATCGAGAACGTGAACAGGTATCGGGAGACAGTCGAATCGGGTGGGCCCCCGATCTATACGGCGCTGGAGCCGCCGCGCTACGTCGACGACCAGCAATGGACCGCCGAGCAACTCGAGAACTACGAGGAGTTCGAGTCGATCAGCATCTACGAGCGAACCATAGTCGTCAACGAGGATAGCGACGCAGTCGAGCGCAACGAGGAAACGCACCTCGTGACGATCGACGTCGCCAACGAGACCGTTACCGAAAACGAGACCGCACTCGAGGATGAATCCGCATGA
- a CDS encoding thiol-disulfide oxidoreductase DCC family protein, with protein sequence MSAFVNYFGDETRSTPINLAVVRVLLGSWALWRMVSLDWNFYGEWPRHFNPPIAYLHQDVFFTLLPYLRWVLAGLLVLFIVGYKTRWSGGLASLLMMHMLAVKSTIYLAGTIESLFACAYMILLFALFCEDDVLSADTVIETKEKSIDQLNAFLKEGSDETHRARALKWGLLAVGFLYLGSAWGKFMNGPIDIWLSGAELQRDILRSQEMTGMTRPLAQPILEYDALAWLGFLGTGLVQASLIVAVLLGLPITLSALGLIGFHLSVVATLGLYFIDMILVLSLFAAWDVAYRWLAADAEDRVTLVYDERCYFCARSLYLFKYLDVNDSVRFRSQSDAPPELVNREGVDLDKEMYLFRDGEAYGGYEAFRQLFKQFRVFAPIVLLMALPPVRMVGNRVYAYIARNRSRHFVCSIDAEQS encoded by the coding sequence ATGAGCGCGTTCGTCAACTACTTCGGCGACGAGACCCGTTCCACGCCGATCAACCTCGCCGTCGTTCGCGTCCTTCTCGGATCGTGGGCGCTTTGGCGAATGGTCTCGCTCGACTGGAACTTCTACGGGGAGTGGCCCCGCCACTTCAACCCGCCGATCGCCTACCTCCACCAGGACGTCTTCTTCACCCTGCTGCCGTACCTGCGGTGGGTCCTCGCAGGGTTGCTCGTCCTGTTCATCGTCGGCTACAAGACCCGGTGGTCCGGCGGACTCGCCAGCCTCCTGATGATGCACATGCTGGCGGTCAAGTCGACCATCTACCTCGCGGGAACCATCGAGTCGCTGTTCGCCTGTGCGTACATGATCCTCCTGTTCGCGCTGTTCTGCGAGGACGACGTGCTGTCGGCCGACACCGTGATCGAAACGAAAGAGAAGTCCATCGACCAGCTGAACGCGTTCCTGAAAGAGGGAAGTGACGAAACTCATCGGGCGCGCGCCCTGAAGTGGGGGCTGCTCGCCGTCGGCTTCCTCTACCTCGGCTCGGCCTGGGGGAAGTTCATGAACGGCCCGATCGACATCTGGCTCTCCGGCGCTGAACTCCAGCGCGACATCCTGCGCAGCCAGGAGATGACCGGTATGACGCGGCCACTCGCCCAGCCCATCCTCGAGTACGACGCGCTGGCCTGGCTCGGGTTCCTCGGCACCGGCCTGGTCCAGGCGTCGCTCATCGTCGCCGTATTACTGGGCCTGCCGATCACGCTGTCGGCACTCGGTCTGATCGGCTTCCACCTCTCAGTCGTCGCGACGCTGGGCCTGTACTTCATCGACATGATCCTCGTCCTCTCGCTGTTCGCCGCCTGGGACGTCGCCTACCGGTGGCTCGCCGCGGACGCGGAAGACCGCGTCACGCTGGTCTACGACGAGCGCTGTTACTTCTGCGCCCGGAGCCTCTACCTCTTCAAGTACCTCGACGTCAACGACTCCGTGCGGTTCCGATCGCAGTCGGACGCGCCGCCGGAACTCGTCAACCGCGAGGGCGTCGACCTCGACAAGGAGATGTACCTGTTCCGGGACGGCGAGGCCTACGGCGGCTACGAGGCGTTCCGCCAGCTGTTCAAGCAGTTCCGGGTCTTCGCCCCGATCGTCCTCCTGATGGCGCTCCCACCGGTCAGGATGGTCGGCAACCGCGTGTACGCCTACATCGCGCGCAACCGGAGTCGTCACTTCGTCTGCAGCATCGACGCCGAGCAGTCCTGA
- a CDS encoding DUF460 domain-containing protein, translated as MSTRTNALDAVVFGVDVQSGDVRGDAPSYALVVYGGDEDGLERDVVSHRKLRRLIADVEPAIVATDNMYELAADKDQLIHFLGSLPAGTKLVQVTGDERPESLSRVAKRHGVPYGKEPMKEAEAAARLAAHSVGYEVSAFTDTTEVKVSRGRSTGKGGWSADRYTRRIHGSVKRRAREVESALEDAGLAFEREVREAYGGFANAVFTVDAPPQNIPVSNERSGDVRVEIERERRDGIEFRPLAKRRDHVVVGVDPGTTTAVAIVGLQGEVLDVWSSRTNTMADVIEWIVERGRPVIVAADVTPMPETVEKIRRSFDAAAWTPQRDLPVDEKQHRTADEPYDDDHQRDAMAAALYAVDAHEDQFERIARKLPAGIDRGEVVARVVAGGETVETVLEDLTEDEESDEEEREHQPRELTAEERRIRDLERQVERLEGHVETLEGRIEDRDEQIEDLEAELAVTRREERRQIRKEREVSRLERKADRLESERDEAREEVEALEEKVERMKTLWKLDHSNFADVSEKKAGLVPVKVIEKFTKGAIRTAEEAYGIAPGDVVYVRDASGAGRSTAELLASFEPRVVLKNGNLSEIADAILFDREIPVGPGDDVAMQEVDELAVARESDVEAVIEDWHDRALERERDRKAEMVDRLISEHRAGDSEV; from the coding sequence GTGAGCACGCGAACGAACGCACTCGACGCGGTCGTCTTCGGCGTCGACGTTCAGAGCGGTGACGTTCGCGGCGACGCGCCCTCCTACGCACTCGTCGTCTACGGCGGCGACGAGGACGGCCTCGAGCGAGACGTCGTCTCCCACCGGAAACTGCGCCGCCTGATCGCCGACGTCGAGCCAGCTATCGTCGCGACCGACAACATGTACGAACTGGCCGCGGACAAGGACCAGTTGATCCACTTTCTCGGCTCGCTTCCCGCGGGGACAAAACTGGTGCAGGTGACCGGCGACGAACGACCCGAATCGCTCTCTCGCGTCGCGAAGCGCCACGGCGTCCCCTACGGCAAAGAGCCCATGAAGGAAGCCGAGGCCGCAGCCCGCCTGGCGGCCCACAGCGTCGGCTACGAGGTGTCGGCATTTACCGACACCACGGAGGTCAAAGTCTCCAGGGGTCGCTCGACCGGCAAGGGCGGCTGGAGCGCCGACCGCTACACGCGCCGGATCCACGGCTCCGTCAAGCGCCGCGCCCGGGAAGTGGAGAGCGCCCTCGAGGACGCCGGCCTCGCGTTCGAACGTGAGGTCCGGGAAGCCTACGGCGGGTTCGCCAACGCGGTGTTCACCGTCGACGCCCCTCCCCAGAACATTCCGGTGTCGAACGAGCGCTCGGGCGACGTGCGCGTCGAGATCGAACGGGAGCGACGCGACGGCATCGAGTTTCGCCCGCTCGCGAAGCGTCGCGATCACGTCGTCGTCGGCGTCGACCCCGGAACGACCACCGCGGTCGCCATCGTCGGGCTCCAGGGCGAGGTGCTCGACGTCTGGAGTTCGCGAACAAACACCATGGCCGACGTGATCGAGTGGATCGTCGAGCGCGGCCGGCCGGTGATCGTCGCCGCGGACGTGACGCCGATGCCAGAAACCGTCGAGAAGATCCGCCGGAGCTTCGACGCCGCAGCCTGGACGCCCCAGCGAGACCTGCCGGTCGACGAGAAACAACACCGCACCGCGGACGAACCGTACGACGACGACCACCAGCGCGACGCGATGGCCGCCGCCCTCTACGCCGTCGACGCCCACGAGGACCAGTTCGAGCGCATCGCCCGGAAACTCCCCGCCGGAATCGACCGCGGGGAGGTGGTCGCCCGGGTCGTCGCCGGCGGCGAGACCGTCGAGACCGTCCTCGAGGACCTGACCGAGGACGAAGAGAGCGACGAGGAAGAGCGCGAGCACCAGCCGCGAGAGCTGACGGCCGAGGAACGCCGGATTCGCGACCTCGAGCGACAGGTCGAGCGCCTCGAGGGCCATGTCGAGACGCTCGAGGGGCGAATCGAGGATCGGGACGAGCAGATCGAGGACCTCGAGGCCGAACTCGCCGTTACCCGTCGAGAGGAACGCCGCCAGATCCGCAAGGAACGCGAGGTGAGCCGCCTCGAGCGCAAGGCCGACCGCCTCGAGAGCGAGCGCGACGAGGCCCGCGAGGAGGTCGAGGCCCTCGAGGAGAAAGTCGAGCGGATGAAGACGCTCTGGAAGCTCGATCACTCGAACTTCGCGGACGTCTCCGAGAAGAAGGCCGGCCTCGTGCCCGTAAAGGTAATCGAGAAGTTCACGAAAGGAGCGATCCGGACAGCCGAGGAGGCCTACGGCATCGCGCCCGGCGACGTGGTCTACGTGCGCGACGCCAGCGGTGCGGGACGCTCGACCGCGGAGCTCCTGGCGAGTTTCGAACCGCGAGTCGTTTTGAAGAACGGCAACCTCTCGGAGATCGCCGATGCCATCCTCTTCGACCGCGAGATTCCAGTCGGCCCCGGCGACGACGTAGCGATGCAGGAGGTAGACGAACTGGCCGTCGCCCGCGAATCGGACGTCGAGGCGGTCATCGAGGACTGGCACGACCGGGCGCTCGAGCGCGAGCGCGACCGGAAGGCGGAGATGGTCGATCGGCTGATCAGCGAGCACCGGGCGGGCGACAGCGAGGTCTAA
- a CDS encoding DUF7470 family protein: MRKSLGPLGILGVILAIAGIALIATQNYLIAGGLALMLIGVALVVKSLVTGVLQSFGMV, from the coding sequence ATGCGCAAAAGTCTCGGTCCGCTCGGAATCCTCGGCGTGATCCTCGCGATTGCCGGCATCGCCCTGATCGCCACCCAGAATTACCTGATCGCTGGCGGCCTCGCCCTCATGCTCATCGGAGTCGCCCTCGTCGTCAAGTCGCTGGTGACGGGCGTGCTCCAGTCATTCGGGATGGTATAG